The segment GGGCATCGCCGAACTCGTTACCCAGCCCGGCCTCATCAATCTAGATTTCGCCGACGTGCACGCCATCATGACCATCGGCGGCCAGGCGCTCATGTCCATCGGCCAGGGCCGCGGCCCCAAACGCGTCGCCGACGCGGTCAACGCGGCGCTGAAGTGCCCGCTCGTCAGCCTGGACTCCATCCAGGGCTGCACGGGCGTCCTGGTCAACATCACCGGCGGCGATGACCTGTCTCTCGCCGAGGTGGGCGAGGCCGCCGAAATCATCGCGGCCAACGCCAACCCCGACGCCAACATCAAAATCGGCGCCACCATAGACCCCACGATGAAGGGGCGCGTGCAGGTTACGCTCGTGGCCACCGGCATCGGCGTCGCAGCACCCCAAGTGATCCAGGTGGCAGGGGCCGAGATTCCCGTCCAGGCCGCGCCGGGCCGCTTGCCCCAGCCCAGAATCACCACGCCGACCCCAAGCCCTGCGCAGGCCGACCAGAGTCCAAACCACCAGCCGCAGCCGGAGCCGACCGAAGCCCCGGCCCAGGAATGGCCGTCGTATTCGCCACGGTGGGACGCCGCCAACCTGGACGTGCCGGCGTTCTTGAGGCGGCGGCTCCAGTCGGCGCGCCTGGGCGACGCAGCCCACACGTGAGTTGACAGGGCGTTGCATTCGCAGGTATCATGAGTCAGATTATGTTGACCCACCAGGGACGAGACAAAACCGAGATGCGAGCAGTCGTGAGGGGGCTATTCCTCGTAGCCGTGATCCTCGCAGGCTTCGGCCTGGCTTTGGGCACGGCCAGTGGCCAGGGCCGCGTACCCTGGAGCGTGTACACCGTCGGCTGGGGCGACACGCTGGATGCCATCGCCGAAACGTACGGCACCACCGCCGCGTCCCTCGCCCAGGCCAACGGCATCGCCCCGGACGCGCCTTTGCCCGTAGGCCGGCGGCTGCTCGTCCCAGGCCCCTCCCTGCGCGCCGCCACGCCAAGCCATTGGGCCACCCGCGTCGTTGGCCCAGGCGAGACGCTTGCCGCCGTCGCGTGCAGGTATCACGTGTCGCCCTGGCAAATCCTGGTGGCCAACCATCTGAACCCGAATCGTTCCCTCGCCCAGGGCGCCAAATTGCTCATCCCTACGAAGCCCTCCCGACCGGCGGCCACCCTGCCCGCGCCTACCCGCAGGCCCGGCCAACAGACCTTCCGCTATGCCGCCAACGTGCAGTTGCTCGGCCAGGAGCACAGGGCCGTCCTGCAGGGCATCCGCGGCATAGGCTTTGACTGGCTCCGCCAGGAAGTCCGCTGGGGAGCCATTGAGTGGCAGCAGGGCCAGTACGACTGGAGCGAACTGGACCGCCTGGTCGCCGACGCCTCCGAAGCGGGGGTCAAGGTGCTGCTCCAGGTCGGCGGATTCCCGCGCGAGGCCCCGCCAAGTCCGCGCGAGGGCCTGACGCTGACCGCCGACGAGATGCAGCGTTACGCCGACCTCCTGGGGCGCACGGCGGCCCGCTATCGTGGCCAGGTGCAGGCCTACGAGATTTGGGATGCGCCGAACGCGACGCCGGCATGGGGCGGAAGCGGCATCATGCCCGCCGCCGACTACGTGCGCCTGCTCATCCTGGCCCACGCGGCGGTGAAAGCCGCCGACCCCCAGGCCATCGTGGTAACGGCGGCGCTCATGCCCACCGGCTCCCACAACCCTCACGAGGCCATTGAACCCGAGGTGTACCTGGGCCAGATGTACCAGGCCGGTGCCAAAGGGCATTTTGACGCGCTGGGAGCGCAGTCGTGGGGATACAACAATCCGCCCGCCGACGACCCCACCCGCAGCACCGCCGACACCACGACGTACAAGGGCGACTGGCATCTCTACTTCCGAAGTTTTGAACTCTTGTATCCCGTCATGCAAAAGTATGGAGACGGCGCAAAGCAGATTTGGCTGGTGAAATTCGGGTGGCCCAGCAGCAACACCGTCATCCCGGGCCGCGAGTACGCCGCCGACAACACGGAGCGGGAGCAGGCGCTCTACCTCGCGGAGGCCTATGCCATCGGGCGCGCGAGACCCTACATGGGCCTGATGGCCTTCTGGAACTTCAACTTCGCGCCGCAGGTAGCCGCCGATGACATCCGCGCCGCCTACAGCATCGTGAACCGCGACTACACCGCGCGGCTCGCCATGGAGA is part of the Chloroflexota bacterium genome and harbors:
- the ftsZ gene encoding cell division protein FtsZ translates to MEAGMADKPTYPIRIKVIGVGGAGVNAVSRMIQIGIPGVEFIAANTDAQSLASSEPCTRIQLGKNLTRGLGAGGNPDIGFQAALESQNELRQHLAGAHMIFIAAGMGGGTGTGAVPIVARIAREAQALTVAIVTRPFSFEGVRRQRAAERGLASLRDHVDTLIVVPNDRLLQLVAHHMTLDVAFRVADDVLRQAVQGIAELVTQPGLINLDFADVHAIMTIGGQALMSIGQGRGPKRVADAVNAALKCPLVSLDSIQGCTGVLVNITGGDDLSLAEVGEAAEIIAANANPDANIKIGATIDPTMKGRVQVTLVATGIGVAAPQVIQVAGAEIPVQAAPGRLPQPRITTPTPSPAQADQSPNHQPQPEPTEAPAQEWPSYSPRWDAANLDVPAFLRRRLQSARLGDAAHT
- a CDS encoding LysM peptidoglycan-binding domain-containing protein, which produces MSQIMLTHQGRDKTEMRAVVRGLFLVAVILAGFGLALGTASGQGRVPWSVYTVGWGDTLDAIAETYGTTAASLAQANGIAPDAPLPVGRRLLVPGPSLRAATPSHWATRVVGPGETLAAVACRYHVSPWQILVANHLNPNRSLAQGAKLLIPTKPSRPAATLPAPTRRPGQQTFRYAANVQLLGQEHRAVLQGIRGIGFDWLRQEVRWGAIEWQQGQYDWSELDRLVADASEAGVKVLLQVGGFPREAPPSPREGLTLTADEMQRYADLLGRTAARYRGQVQAYEIWDAPNATPAWGGSGIMPAADYVRLLILAHAAVKAADPQAIVVTAALMPTGSHNPHEAIEPEVYLGQMYQAGAKGHFDALGAQSWGYNNPPADDPTRSTADTTTYKGDWHLYFRSFELLYPVMQKYGDGAKQIWLVKFGWPSSNTVIPGREYAADNTEREQALYLAEAYAIGRARPYMGLMAFWNFNFAPQVAADDIRAAYSIVNRDYTARLAMETLAIMPK